A stretch of DNA from Longimicrobiaceae bacterium:
GCGGGCGCGCCGGCAGCGCCCTTCTTCGGTGGCTGGACTATCTCGAGCGGGGGCGAGGCCCCGGTGACGAGATCCCCGGCTTTGCGGACCGCCCTCGCGGGCGGGGTGCCTTTGTCGGAAGGAGAGTGAAGTGCGGAGCGGCGGGGACTTTCTGGCGGGCTCGGGAAGAGCGATCCACGCCGCTGCACGGCATGTGGGCATGGGAATAATGGTGCCGCGTCGAGGTAATGTCGTATCGCTCTGTCAATGCGGCACTTGGGGTGGCAGGTTCCCGTGCATGGGACATCCCTGGGACACCCAGAACGAAACGTGCGTTACGAAACCGTAACCTGCCCCACCCCCGGGAAAGCTCAATACCCGCCCGTTTTACCGCATCCCTGACATCGTGCTGCCCATCCAGAGCGTGGCAAAGATGTAACACATCGTTGTCGCGGTCTCGCGCGGACGTATGTCCCGCGGAGTGCCGGGAATTCCGTAACCTGCGCCCGTCTCATGGGTTGCGATCCGGGCCCGTGCGTGGGATACGCGGGAACGCGCGTTGCAAGGGCGTGGGGTGCCTGTCCGCCGGTCGCCGCCCGGCACCCGGCCAGCTTCCGATCCACATCTCGCAGCGACGCGCCTCCGCACGGCCGGCTCCGCCGGACCCGGGCATGTACGGCGCGCCTCGCACATCGTTTACCCACGCATCGGCGGGAAAGATGCCCAGTGCTCACGCGCACCCGCGGGTGCAGCGCCGCTCGCGACGCGGGGACAGCCAGATGGCCGCAGGAGTCGGCACGCTCAGGATCCTGGTCGTGGACGACGACCTGCTCCTGGCCCGGCTGGTCAAGTCCAACCTGGAGCGCCCCGGGCGGATCCGCGCGCAGGCGGTCACGTCCGCCGAGGAAGCACTGAGCCTGCTCGCGCACGAGCGGTTCGACGCGGTGCTCACGGACCTGGTGCTGCCGGGGATGAGCGGGATCGAGCTGGTGCAGCGGATCCGCGAGGCGGACCGCTCCACTCCCCTGTTCATCATGACCGCGCAGGCCACCGTCGCGGGCGCGGTCGACGGGATCCGGGCCGGCGCGACCGACTTCATCCCCAAGCCGGTCAACGCCGATGCGCTGCTGGATCGGCTCGAGCGCACCGTCGCGGAGCGGCCGGCCGACGAAGCGGCGTCCCTCCCCGCGGGACGCCCGCTCGACGCATCCGCGGCCGACGCGCTGTTCGGGAGCGATCCCCGCCTGGAGGAGGTGCGGCGGACCGCCCGCCGCGTCGCGGAGGCGCCGGACTCGCGCGTGCTCATCACCGGGGAATCGGGGACCGGGAAGAGCCTCCTGGCCCGCCTGATCCACGACCTGTCGGCGGCGCCGGGACGGTTCGTGGAGGTGAACTGCGCCGCGCTCCCGCCCATGCTCCTGGAGTCCGAGCTGTTCGGGCACGAGAAGGGAGCGTTCACGGACGCGTCGGCGCTCAAGCGCGGGCTGATCGAGGTCGCCCAGGGCGGCACCATCTTCCTGGACGAGATCGGGACCATGCCGCCGGAGCTGCAGGCCAAGCTCCTCCTGTTCCTGGAGACCCGCGAGATCCGGCGGGTGGGCGGCGTGCACCCCATCCCCGTGCGGACCCGCGTGGTCGCGGCCACCAACCGGGACCTGCACCAGGCCCTGCGCGAGGGCACCTTCCGGCACGACCTCCTGTACCGGCTGGACGTCGTCTCGGTGGAGATGCCGCCCCTGCGGGAGATGCCCGCCGCGGTCCGGGAGCTCGCCGAGCGCTTCACGCGCGAG
This window harbors:
- a CDS encoding sigma-54 dependent transcriptional regulator, which gives rise to MAAGVGTLRILVVDDDLLLARLVKSNLERPGRIRAQAVTSAEEALSLLAHERFDAVLTDLVLPGMSGIELVQRIREADRSTPLFIMTAQATVAGAVDGIRAGATDFIPKPVNADALLDRLERTVAERPADEAASLPAGRPLDASAADALFGSDPRLEEVRRTARRVAEAPDSRVLITGESGTGKSLLARLIHDLSAAPGRFVEVNCAALPPMLLESELFGHEKGAFTDASALKRGLIEVAQGGTIFLDEIGTMPPELQAKLLLFLETREIRRVGGVHPIPVRTRVVAATNRDLHQALREGTFRHDLLYRLDVVSVEMPPLREMPAAVRELAERFTREICSDLGRPVPPLTPASFVQLAGYPWPGNARELRNCVERALVFHGGGVLTVLPPVRPAAPPEPAAGLTLAPGLSLDEVERRYLRFVLERGAQELREIAESLGISRKTLWEKRRRHGL